In Oxobacter pfennigii, a single window of DNA contains:
- the fusA gene encoding elongation factor G: MPRQFPLQKVRNIGIMAHIDAGKTTTTERILFYTGRTHKLGEVHDGAATMDWMVQEQERGITITSAATTAQWKEHVINIIDTPGHVDFTVEVERSLRVLDGSVAVFCAKGGVEPQSEAVWRQADKYSVPRIAFVNKMDIMGADFFRVVDMMKERLRANAIPIQLPIGKEDTFSGIIDLVKNAAILYTDELGTRSEETQIPDELKDLAEEYRLKLIEAVAEQDEELMMKYLEGEELTEEEVVRGIRQATIDNKMTPVTCGSSYRNKGVQSLLDAVIAYMPSPVDIPPVKGIDPATQEEIEIPASDEEPFSALAFKIMTDPYVGKLAFFRVYSGVTSSGSYVFNSTKNKRERFGRILKMHANHREEIEEVRTGDIAAAVGLKDTTTGDTLCMEDKIIILESMEFPEPVIRVAIEPKTKAAQEKMGIALSKLAEEDPTFKTYTDQETGQTIIAGMGELHLEIIVDRLMREFKVEANVGKPQVAYKETIRKHTKIEGKFVRQSGGRGQFGHVWLELEPKERGTGYEFVNKIVGGVIPKEYIPAVDAGIQGAMDNGVLGGYPVVDVKVSLVDGSYHEVDSSEMAFKIAGSMAFKDGMAKADPVLVEPIMKVEVTVPEDYMGDVIGDLNSRRGRIEGMEARAGAQVIRAFVPLAEMFGYATTLRSRTQGRGTYTMLFDYYEEVPKNIADAVLGAK, encoded by the coding sequence GTGCCTAGGCAGTTTCCGTTACAGAAAGTAAGAAATATTGGAATAATGGCTCATATAGATGCAGGGAAAACTACAACGACTGAAAGAATCCTGTTCTATACCGGAAGAACACACAAATTAGGCGAGGTACATGATGGAGCGGCTACAATGGACTGGATGGTTCAGGAGCAGGAGAGAGGTATTACTATAACTTCTGCAGCTACAACGGCTCAATGGAAAGAGCATGTTATAAACATCATTGATACGCCAGGGCACGTAGATTTCACAGTAGAAGTTGAAAGGTCACTTCGTGTTCTCGATGGTTCAGTCGCAGTTTTCTGTGCTAAAGGTGGGGTTGAGCCTCAGTCTGAGGCAGTCTGGAGACAGGCTGACAAATATAGTGTTCCTCGTATAGCGTTTGTAAATAAAATGGATATAATGGGCGCGGACTTCTTCAGAGTGGTAGACATGATGAAGGAAAGACTCCGTGCCAATGCAATTCCAATTCAGCTTCCTATAGGTAAAGAAGATACCTTCAGCGGTATTATAGACCTTGTAAAGAATGCTGCAATACTATATACCGATGAACTTGGAACAAGAAGTGAGGAAACTCAAATCCCTGATGAATTAAAAGATTTAGCTGAAGAATATAGATTGAAGCTTATAGAAGCTGTTGCTGAACAAGACGAAGAGCTGATGATGAAATACCTTGAAGGTGAAGAATTAACGGAAGAGGAAGTTGTTAGAGGGATAAGGCAGGCTACAATAGACAATAAAATGACTCCTGTTACCTGTGGTTCTTCCTACAGGAACAAGGGCGTTCAGTCTCTTTTGGATGCAGTTATCGCTTACATGCCTTCACCGGTGGATATTCCGCCTGTAAAAGGTATAGACCCTGCAACCCAGGAGGAAATAGAAATTCCGGCAAGTGATGAAGAACCATTCTCAGCTTTGGCATTCAAGATCATGACCGACCCATATGTTGGTAAACTGGCATTCTTTAGAGTATACTCAGGTGTTACAAGTTCCGGATCTTATGTATTTAACTCTACTAAAAACAAGAGGGAAAGATTCGGACGTATCCTTAAGATGCATGCAAACCATAGGGAAGAGATTGAGGAAGTCAGGACAGGTGATATAGCAGCTGCGGTTGGATTAAAGGACACCACAACAGGTGATACCCTTTGCATGGAAGATAAGATAATAATATTGGAATCAATGGAATTCCCCGAACCAGTTATCAGGGTAGCCATTGAACCTAAGACAAAGGCAGCCCAGGAAAAAATGGGTATAGCCTTGTCAAAGCTTGCTGAAGAAGATCCGACATTTAAAACTTATACCGACCAGGAAACGGGGCAGACGATTATTGCAGGTATGGGTGAATTGCATCTTGAAATCATAGTTGACAGACTTATGAGAGAGTTCAAGGTGGAAGCCAATGTTGGTAAGCCTCAGGTTGCTTACAAGGAAACTATCAGAAAACACACTAAGATTGAAGGTAAATTCGTCAGACAGTCCGGCGGACGAGGTCAATTCGGCCATGTATGGCTTGAGCTTGAACCAAAGGAAAGAGGAACAGGCTACGAGTTTGTTAACAAGATCGTGGGCGGTGTTATTCCTAAGGAATACATACCGGCAGTTGATGCAGGTATCCAGGGTGCTATGGATAATGGTGTTCTTGGAGGCTACCCCGTTGTGGATGTCAAGGTTTCCTTAGTAGATGGATCATACCATGAAGTTGACTCATCTGAAATGGCATTTAAGATAGCAGGTTCCATGGCATTTAAAGATGGTATGGCAAAAGCAGACCCGGTACTTGTTGAACCTATAATGAAGGTTGAAGTTACTGTTCCCGAAGATTATATGGGAGACGTAATCGGTGACTTAAACTCAAGGAGGGGCAGAATCGAAGGTATGGAAGCAAGGGCAGGTGCTCAGGTAATAAGGGCATTCGTACCTCTTGCAGAAATGTTCGGTTATGCAACTACATTAAGGTCCAGGACTCAGGGAAGAGGAACCTACACAATGCTCTTCGACTATTATGAAGAAGTGCCTAAAAATATAGCTGACGCCGTACTAGGCGCCAAATAA
- the rpsG gene encoding 30S ribosomal protein S7 — protein MPRKGYIAKRDVLPDPVYNSKVVTKLINNLMLDGKKGVAQNVCYDAFDIIAKKTGKEPLEVFEAAMNNIMPILEVKARRIGGATYQVPIEVRADRRQTLGLRWLLAASRKRGEKYMRERLANELIDASNNTGTSVKKREDTHKMAEANKAFAHYRW, from the coding sequence GTGCCAAGAAAAGGATATATTGCAAAAAGAGACGTATTACCGGATCCTGTTTACAATAGCAAAGTTGTTACCAAGCTTATAAATAACTTGATGCTGGATGGCAAAAAAGGTGTGGCACAGAATGTTTGCTATGATGCTTTTGATATCATAGCAAAGAAAACCGGCAAAGAGCCTTTAGAAGTATTTGAAGCTGCAATGAACAATATCATGCCTATACTTGAGGTAAAGGCAAGGCGTATTGGCGGTGCAACATATCAGGTTCCAATAGAAGTAAGGGCAGACAGAAGGCAGACTCTTGGTTTAAGATGGCTTCTTGCTGCATCTAGAAAACGTGGAGAGAAGTACATGAGGGAAAGGCTTGCAAACGAACTCATAGATGCTTCAAACAACACTGGAACATCAGTTAAGAAAAGAGAAGACACTCATAAAATGGCGGAAGCCAATAAAGCATTTGCACATTACAGGTGGTAA
- the rpsL gene encoding 30S ribosomal protein S12 codes for MPTINQLVRRGREKVTQKSTAPALKECPQKRGVCTVVKTTTPKKPNSALRKIARVRLTNQTEVTAYIPGIGHNLQEHSVVLIRGGRVKDLPGVRYHIVRGTLDAAGVANRKQGRSKYGAKRAKKK; via the coding sequence ATGCCAACTATTAACCAATTGGTAAGGCGCGGCAGAGAAAAAGTTACTCAGAAATCTACTGCTCCGGCTCTCAAAGAGTGTCCTCAAAAAAGAGGCGTATGCACAGTTGTTAAAACAACAACCCCTAAGAAACCTAACTCAGCTTTAAGAAAAATTGCCAGGGTTAGACTTACTAATCAAACAGAAGTAACTGCATACATTCCCGGTATCGGACACAATCTTCAGGAACACTCCGTTGTTCTTATAAGAGGTGGAAGAGTTAAGGATCTGCCTGGTGTAAGGTATCATATAGTAAGAGGTACTTTGGATGCAGCAGGTGTTGCTAACAGAAAGCAGGGAAGGTCCAAATACGGTGCCAAGAGAGCAAAGAAAAAATAA
- a CDS encoding ribosomal L7Ae/L30e/S12e/Gadd45 family protein — MITRLQGKKVVGVKQTCKYIKIGKVISVYLAKDADHKIIQPIEELCRQNNVEPIFVNSMKELGYMCGIDVGAATAALINE; from the coding sequence ATGATTACCAGGCTTCAAGGTAAAAAGGTTGTAGGTGTAAAACAGACCTGTAAATACATCAAAATCGGTAAAGTGATAAGCGTATATCTTGCAAAAGACGCCGACCATAAAATTATACAGCCCATAGAAGAACTATGCAGGCAAAACAATGTAGAACCTATATTTGTAAATTCCATGAAAGAATTAGGATATATGTGTGGTATTGATGTTGGTGCTGCAACCGCGGCATTAATAAATGAATGA
- the rpoC gene encoding DNA-directed RNA polymerase subunit beta': protein MFELNYFDSIQIGLASPEKVREWSKGEVKKPETINYRTLKPEKDGLFCERIFGPQKDWECHCGKYKRVRYKGIVCDRCGVEVTKSKVRRERMGHIELAAPVSHIWYFKGIPSRMGLILDMSPRALEKVLYFAAYVVIDTGTTPLAKKQLLTDKEFREAQEKYGLSSFHAGMGAESIKELLREIDLEKLSKELRDDLKTSSGQKRVRSIKRLEVVEAFRKSGNLPEWMVLDVIPVIPPDLRPMVQLDGGRFATSDLNDLYRRVINRNNRLKRLLDLQAPDIIVRNEKRMLQEAVDALIDNGRRGRPVTGPGNRPLKSLSDMLKGKQGRFRQNLLGKRVDYSGRSVIVVGPELKMYQCGLPKEMALELFKPFVMKKLVEEGYAHNIKSAKRMVERIKPEVWDVLEDVIKDHPVLLNRAPTLHRLGIQAFQPILVEGRAIKLHPLVCTAYNADFDGDQMAVHVPLSVEAQAEARFLMLAANNILKPQDGKPVVVPTQDMVLGSYYLTIDKEGEIGENKVFSSIDEVIMAYNLKEVGLHASIKVRVTKEYEGKTYTKIINATPGKLMFNEAISQDLGFVDRSNPDHVCDLEVDFLVDKKNLGRIIDRCYKVNGPTKTAIMLDNIKSLGYHFSTIGAVTVSVSDMIIPDEKEKLLSQADSDIDKIEKMFRRGLISEEERYEKVISKWTETTDSVTDALMKNLDRFNPIYMMANSGARGSKNQIRQLCGMRGLMANPSGKIIELPIKASFREGLNVLEYFISTHGARKGLADTALRTADSGYLTRRLVDISQDVIIREEDCGTDQGVWVSEIREGNEVIESLHDRLVGRYTALEVVHPETGELIIGKNEYLTDEIATKIINANIEKVNIRTVTSCRTRYGICSKCYGMNMATGEKAYIGEAVGIIAAQAIGEPGTQLTMRTFHTGGVAGADITQGLPRVEELFEARKPKGLATISEISGTVKVNENKKKREIIVTSEGGESKTYQIPYGSRLRVNDGTVVEAGDELTEGSVNPHDILAIKGVDGVRIYLLSEVQKVYRIQGVDINDKHIEVIVRNMLRKIKIEDPGDTDMLSGGLVDIFEFEEENAKAEEAGLKKATGKVILLGITKASLATDSFLSAASFQETTRVLTDAAIKGKVDPLVGLKENVIIGKLIPAGTGMARYRTVAVHTKSEEDTLL from the coding sequence TTGTTTGAGTTAAACTATTTTGATTCCATACAAATAGGCCTTGCATCTCCTGAGAAAGTCAGGGAATGGTCAAAGGGAGAAGTTAAGAAACCAGAAACCATCAACTACAGGACATTAAAGCCGGAAAAGGATGGGTTGTTCTGTGAGAGGATATTTGGACCGCAGAAAGACTGGGAATGCCACTGCGGTAAATATAAAAGAGTAAGGTATAAAGGAATAGTATGTGACCGCTGCGGTGTTGAGGTAACAAAATCAAAGGTCAGACGTGAAAGAATGGGTCATATTGAGCTGGCAGCCCCTGTCTCGCACATATGGTATTTCAAAGGAATTCCTTCAAGGATGGGCCTTATACTGGATATGTCGCCCCGGGCTTTAGAGAAGGTCCTCTATTTTGCAGCTTATGTTGTAATAGATACAGGCACCACACCCCTTGCCAAAAAGCAGCTTTTAACTGACAAGGAATTTAGGGAAGCTCAGGAAAAGTACGGTCTGAGCAGTTTCCATGCAGGTATGGGCGCCGAGTCTATAAAGGAATTATTGAGAGAAATAGACTTAGAGAAGTTGAGTAAGGAATTGAGGGATGATTTAAAAACCAGCTCGGGTCAAAAAAGGGTGAGGAGCATAAAGAGGCTGGAAGTGGTTGAAGCCTTCAGAAAGTCCGGAAACCTTCCTGAGTGGATGGTTTTAGATGTAATTCCCGTAATTCCGCCGGATTTAAGGCCGATGGTTCAATTGGACGGAGGAAGGTTTGCCACTTCAGACCTTAACGATTTATACAGAAGAGTTATCAACAGAAATAACAGATTAAAAAGGCTTCTGGATTTACAGGCTCCGGATATCATTGTCAGAAATGAAAAGAGGATGCTTCAGGAAGCGGTGGATGCCCTGATAGATAACGGCAGGCGCGGAAGACCGGTAACAGGGCCGGGAAACAGGCCGCTAAAATCCCTGTCTGATATGCTGAAAGGAAAGCAGGGAAGATTCAGGCAGAACCTCTTGGGAAAACGTGTTGACTATTCAGGCCGTTCTGTTATAGTTGTCGGACCGGAACTTAAAATGTATCAGTGCGGACTTCCCAAAGAAATGGCGCTTGAGCTCTTTAAACCCTTTGTTATGAAAAAACTGGTGGAAGAAGGCTATGCTCATAACATTAAGAGTGCAAAGAGAATGGTTGAAAGGATTAAACCCGAAGTATGGGATGTATTAGAGGATGTTATTAAGGATCATCCGGTACTCCTTAACCGTGCTCCTACCTTACATAGACTTGGAATACAGGCATTCCAGCCTATTCTTGTAGAGGGAAGAGCAATAAAACTCCATCCTTTGGTGTGTACTGCATATAACGCTGACTTCGACGGAGACCAGATGGCCGTTCACGTGCCCTTGTCGGTTGAAGCTCAGGCTGAAGCAAGGTTTTTAATGCTTGCTGCAAATAACATATTAAAACCCCAGGACGGTAAGCCTGTAGTAGTTCCTACTCAGGATATGGTTCTCGGTTCATATTACCTGACCATCGATAAAGAAGGGGAGATTGGGGAAAACAAGGTTTTCTCTTCCATCGATGAAGTAATAATGGCTTACAATTTGAAAGAAGTGGGACTCCATGCTTCTATCAAGGTAAGGGTTACAAAAGAATATGAAGGAAAAACATATACCAAGATTATAAATGCAACTCCGGGAAAATTGATGTTCAATGAAGCCATATCTCAGGATTTGGGCTTTGTAGATAGATCAAATCCTGACCATGTATGCGATCTTGAAGTTGATTTCCTGGTAGATAAGAAGAATTTGGGAAGGATAATAGACAGGTGCTATAAAGTTAACGGACCTACAAAGACTGCTATTATGCTTGATAATATCAAATCTCTGGGATATCATTTCTCAACAATCGGTGCTGTTACGGTATCGGTATCGGATATGATAATTCCTGATGAGAAGGAAAAACTTCTTTCCCAGGCTGATTCCGATATAGATAAGATAGAGAAAATGTTTAGAAGGGGTCTTATATCTGAAGAGGAAAGGTATGAAAAAGTTATCTCTAAATGGACTGAGACAACTGACTCGGTAACCGACGCTCTTATGAAGAACCTGGACAGATTCAATCCTATATATATGATGGCTAACTCAGGAGCCAGGGGTTCTAAGAACCAGATAAGACAGCTGTGCGGAATGAGGGGATTGATGGCAAATCCATCAGGTAAGATTATTGAGCTTCCTATAAAAGCAAGCTTCCGTGAAGGCTTAAACGTGCTTGAATACTTTATATCAACCCACGGAGCCAGAAAAGGTCTTGCAGATACGGCGCTTAGAACTGCTGACTCCGGATATTTGACAAGAAGGCTGGTTGATATAAGCCAGGACGTTATAATAAGGGAAGAAGACTGCGGAACAGACCAGGGAGTGTGGGTAAGCGAGATAAGGGAAGGCAATGAAGTTATAGAAAGCCTCCACGATAGGCTGGTGGGAAGGTATACGGCTCTTGAGGTTGTACATCCTGAAACCGGTGAGCTTATCATAGGCAAGAATGAATATCTTACGGATGAAATAGCTACAAAGATTATAAATGCAAATATAGAAAAAGTTAATATAAGAACTGTAACATCCTGTAGAACCAGATACGGTATATGTTCGAAATGCTACGGAATGAACATGGCAACTGGCGAAAAGGCATACATCGGTGAAGCGGTAGGTATAATTGCAGCCCAGGCTATAGGTGAGCCGGGTACACAGCTTACAATGAGAACATTCCATACAGGCGGTGTTGCCGGTGCCGACATAACCCAGGGTCTTCCAAGGGTTGAGGAGCTTTTCGAGGCAAGGAAGCCAAAGGGGCTTGCAACAATTTCCGAAATATCAGGTACAGTAAAGGTAAATGAAAATAAGAAGAAGAGAGAAATCATCGTAACTTCAGAAGGCGGAGAATCAAAAACCTATCAGATCCCTTATGGCTCAAGGCTTAGGGTTAATGATGGCACTGTGGTTGAAGCTGGCGATGAACTGACTGAGGGCTCTGTAAATCCTCATGATATACTGGCCATCAAGGGAGTTGACGGCGTAAGAATTTATCTCTTGTCTGAAGTACAAAAAGTTTATAGGATACAGGGTGTTGATATAAACGATAAACATATAGAAGTAATCGTAAGGAACATGCTAAGAAAGATAAAAATAGAAGATCCCGGCGATACCGATATGCTCTCCGGCGGATTGGTAGATATATTTGAATTCGAAGAAGAAAACGCTAAGGCCGAAGAAGCAGGGCTGAAAAAAGCAACGGGCAAGGTTATTTTACTTGGAATAACCAAGGCATCCCTTGCAACAGACTCCTTCCTGTCAGCCGCATCCTTCCAGGAAACGACAAGAGTACTGACAGATGCTGCAATAAAGGGTAAGGTAGACCCCCTTGTAGGATTAAAGGAGAATGTGATCATAGGTAAGCTCATTCCTGCCGGCACCGGTATGGCAAGGTACAGGACTGTGGCAGTTCATACCAAATCTGAAGAAGATACCTTGCTGTAG
- the rpoB gene encoding DNA-directed RNA polymerase subunit beta has translation MVHPVQVGKRTRMSFSKIHEVLDMPNLIEVQLNSYKWFLDEGLKEVFDDINPIQDYTGNLVLEFIDYSLDTDNLKYQVEECKERDATYAAPLKVKVRLINRETGEVKEQEVFMGDFPLMTDQGTFIINGAERVIVSQLVRSPGVYYAETFDKSGKKLHSATVIPNRGAWLEYETDSNDILSVRIDRTRKLPVTVLIRALGYGTDAEIIQLFGEDEKLKNTIDKDNTKTKEEGLLEVYKRLRPGEPPTVESALSLLDALFFDPKRYDLSKVGRYKFNKKLALASRILGQVAAEKIVDPNTGEIIADVDKKIDRDMAVRIQNSGINEVYLLVDGRKVKVLGNGFVDIHKQDMKFRIDDLNIREMVYYPVLKEIMEQSASEDEFRNTVKSRINELIPKHIIKADIFASINYNLNLAYGIGHTDDIDHLGNRRLRSVGELLQNQFRIGLSRMERVVKERMTIQDLDVITPQALVNIRPVAAAIKEFFGSSQLSQFMDQTNPLSELTHKRRLSALGPGGLSRERAGFEVRDVHHSHYGRMCPIETPEGPNIGLIGSLSTYAKVNEYGFIETPYRKVDKQRGIVTNEILYLTANDEDEYVIAQANEPLDEEGRFIDKRVVARDKEETVVVPNNEVDLMDVSPKQVVSVATAMIPFLENDDANRALMGSNMQRQAVPLLRTSAPIVGTGIEYKAALDSGIIPLAKNDGVVIRVSANEVRVKRDSDGGTDTYKLLKFKRSNQGTTINQRPIVTKGDVLKKGDVIADGPSTDMGEIALGKNILIGFMTWEGYNYEDAMLISEQLVKEDVFTSIHIEEYEAEARDTKLGPEEITRDIPNVGEEALKDLDDRGIIRIGAEVRSGDILVGKVTPKGETELTAEERLLRAIFGEKAREVRDTSLRVPHGEAGIIVDVKVFTRENGDELPPGVNELVRCYIAQKRKISVGDKMAGRHGNKGVISRVMPEADMPFLPDGTPLQIVLNPLGVPSRMNIGQVLEVHLGFAASKLGWHVATPVFDGATENDIMDLLEQAGYSRDGKSVLRDGRTGEAFDNKVTVGYMYILKLAHLVDDKIHARSTGPYSLVTQQPLGGKAQFGGQRFGEMEVWALEAYGAAHTLQEILTVKSDDVVGRVKTYESIVKGENIPEPGVPESFKVLIKELQSLCLDVKVLSDDNQEITIRESVEDDVEDLDVNIEGREDFDSGEDFTGVLDVEGTDEDEEDFDLNIEDFGDIEEIGSQPEAEEDIEELNEDDFEDIEYEEEDFEDDQLD, from the coding sequence ATGGTACATCCTGTCCAGGTTGGAAAAAGGACCCGAATGAGTTTTTCCAAAATTCATGAAGTGTTGGATATGCCAAATTTAATCGAGGTCCAGCTGAATTCCTACAAGTGGTTTTTAGACGAGGGTCTCAAAGAGGTATTTGACGATATCAATCCTATACAGGACTACACCGGAAATTTGGTGTTGGAGTTTATTGATTATTCGCTGGATACGGATAATTTGAAATACCAGGTTGAAGAGTGTAAGGAAAGGGATGCAACATACGCAGCCCCTTTGAAGGTTAAAGTTAGACTTATAAACAGAGAAACAGGCGAAGTCAAGGAACAGGAAGTCTTCATGGGAGATTTTCCTTTAATGACGGATCAGGGAACATTTATAATAAACGGAGCTGAGCGAGTTATTGTAAGTCAGCTGGTGCGCTCTCCGGGAGTGTATTATGCCGAAACCTTTGACAAGTCAGGTAAAAAGCTTCATTCAGCCACTGTAATACCCAACCGCGGTGCGTGGCTTGAATATGAAACAGATTCTAACGATATACTTTCTGTAAGAATAGACAGAACCAGAAAGCTTCCTGTTACAGTTTTAATAAGGGCATTAGGTTATGGTACAGACGCTGAGATTATCCAGCTCTTCGGCGAGGATGAAAAATTAAAAAATACCATAGACAAAGATAATACCAAAACTAAAGAGGAAGGCCTTCTCGAGGTCTATAAAAGACTGAGACCGGGTGAGCCTCCCACAGTTGAAAGCGCATTATCTTTGCTTGATGCATTATTTTTTGATCCTAAGAGATATGATTTATCTAAGGTTGGAAGATATAAATTCAATAAAAAATTAGCTCTTGCATCCAGGATACTTGGTCAGGTAGCTGCTGAAAAAATTGTAGATCCCAATACGGGTGAAATCATTGCCGATGTGGATAAAAAAATTGACAGGGATATGGCAGTGAGAATTCAGAATTCCGGTATAAATGAAGTATACCTTTTAGTAGATGGAAGAAAAGTCAAGGTGTTAGGAAACGGATTTGTTGACATACATAAGCAGGATATGAAGTTTAGAATTGACGATCTCAATATAAGAGAGATGGTGTATTATCCTGTATTAAAAGAGATTATGGAACAATCCGCATCTGAAGATGAATTCAGAAACACCGTGAAAAGCAGAATAAATGAGCTTATACCTAAGCATATAATCAAAGCTGATATTTTTGCATCCATAAACTATAATTTAAATTTAGCTTATGGTATAGGCCATACTGATGATATAGATCATTTAGGTAACAGAAGGTTAAGGTCTGTCGGCGAGCTTTTGCAAAACCAGTTCAGGATAGGTCTGTCCAGAATGGAGAGAGTTGTTAAAGAGAGAATGACAATTCAGGATCTTGATGTAATAACTCCTCAGGCCCTTGTAAATATAAGGCCTGTAGCAGCTGCCATTAAGGAGTTCTTCGGAAGCTCCCAGCTTTCACAGTTTATGGACCAGACCAACCCATTATCTGAGCTTACTCATAAGAGAAGGCTGTCGGCATTGGGGCCTGGGGGTCTTTCAAGAGAAAGGGCTGGGTTCGAAGTAAGAGACGTACATCACTCTCATTATGGGCGTATGTGTCCTATAGAAACACCGGAAGGACCAAACATTGGTCTTATAGGTTCTCTTTCCACTTATGCAAAAGTTAATGAATATGGTTTTATTGAAACACCGTACAGAAAAGTGGATAAGCAAAGAGGAATAGTTACAAATGAAATATTGTACTTAACTGCCAACGATGAAGATGAGTACGTTATAGCCCAGGCTAATGAGCCCCTTGATGAAGAGGGAAGGTTCATTGATAAAAGGGTTGTAGCAAGGGATAAGGAAGAGACGGTGGTCGTACCAAATAACGAGGTCGACCTTATGGACGTTTCTCCAAAACAGGTTGTATCAGTAGCCACGGCTATGATACCCTTCCTCGAAAATGACGATGCCAACAGAGCATTAATGGGCTCTAACATGCAGCGTCAGGCAGTGCCCCTTCTTCGTACCAGCGCGCCTATAGTTGGAACGGGAATTGAGTACAAAGCGGCACTGGACTCAGGAATCATACCTCTTGCAAAAAATGACGGTGTGGTTATCAGGGTAAGTGCAAATGAAGTAAGGGTTAAAAGAGATTCTGACGGCGGGACAGATACTTATAAATTATTGAAATTTAAGCGTTCAAACCAAGGCACTACCATAAATCAAAGACCCATCGTGACTAAAGGCGATGTACTTAAAAAAGGCGATGTTATTGCTGACGGTCCGTCCACGGATATGGGAGAAATTGCTCTTGGCAAGAACATATTGATAGGATTCATGACATGGGAAGGTTACAACTATGAGGATGCCATGCTCATATCCGAACAGCTGGTAAAGGAAGATGTATTTACTTCAATACACATAGAAGAATATGAAGCAGAGGCCAGGGATACAAAGCTTGGACCCGAAGAAATTACAAGAGACATCCCCAATGTAGGTGAGGAAGCGCTGAAGGATTTGGACGACAGGGGAATCATAAGAATAGGAGCCGAAGTAAGGTCAGGAGATATCCTGGTTGGAAAAGTTACACCAAAAGGCGAGACTGAGCTTACTGCAGAAGAAAGGCTTCTAAGGGCAATATTCGGTGAAAAAGCCAGGGAAGTAAGGGACACATCCCTTAGAGTTCCTCACGGTGAAGCCGGTATTATAGTTGACGTAAAAGTCTTTACAAGAGAAAACGGAGACGAACTTCCTCCGGGAGTTAATGAACTTGTACGCTGCTATATAGCCCAGAAGAGAAAGATATCCGTAGGAGATAAAATGGCGGGAAGACACGGTAACAAGGGTGTTATTTCAAGGGTTATGCCTGAAGCTGATATGCCTTTCCTTCCTGATGGTACACCGCTCCAGATAGTATTGAATCCTCTTGGTGTTCCGTCACGTATGAATATAGGCCAGGTATTGGAGGTTCATCTTGGGTTTGCTGCTTCAAAGCTTGGCTGGCATGTTGCAACTCCTGTTTTTGACGGAGCTACCGAGAATGACATCATGGATCTTTTGGAACAGGCAGGCTATTCAAGAGACGGGAAATCCGTACTCCGCGATGGCAGAACAGGTGAAGCTTTTGATAACAAGGTAACTGTCGGATATATGTATATATTAAAACTTGCCCATTTGGTTGACGATAAAATACATGCCAGGTCTACCGGACCTTATTCACTGGTAACTCAGCAGCCCTTAGGGGGTAAGGCTCAGTTCGGTGGACAGAGATTCGGAGAAATGGAAGTATGGGCATTGGAAGCATATGGGGCCGCTCATACACTTCAGGAGATATTAACCGTTAAATCCGATGACGTGGTAGGCCGTGTTAAAACATATGAATCAATAGTCAAAGGCGAGAACATTCCCGAACCGGGAGTGCCTGAATCCTTCAAAGTATTGATCAAGGAACTTCAGTCCCTGTGCCTGGATGTTAAGGTCTTGTCCGATGACAATCAGGAAATCACCATCAGAGAGTCTGTTGAAGATGATGTTGAGGATCTTGATGTAAATATCGAAGGAAGAGAAGATTTCGATTCCGGAGAAGATTTTACAGGGGTTCTTGATGTGGAAGGAACAGATGAGGACGAAGAGGATTTCGACCTTAATATAGAGGACTTTGGAGATATAGAAGAAATCGGCAGCCAGCCGGAAGCAGAAGAAGACATTGAAGAGCTTAATGAAGATGACTTTGAAGATATAGAATACGAAGAAGAAGATTTCGAAGATGACCAATTAGATTAA
- the rplL gene encoding 50S ribosomal protein L7/L12, with protein MTIQEIIDAIKGLSVLELNELVKAAETEFGVSAAAPVAVAGGAGPAAAAAPAEEKTEFDVVLASAGAEKIKVIKVVRELTGLGLKEAKDLVDGAPKTVKEAVSKEEAEQIKAKLAEVGATVELK; from the coding sequence ATGACTATTCAAGAAATCATTGATGCTATAAAAGGTTTAAGTGTATTGGAATTAAATGAGTTGGTAAAGGCTGCTGAAACAGAATTCGGAGTTAGCGCTGCTGCTCCTGTTGCTGTAGCCGGAGGTGCAGGCCCTGCTGCAGCAGCAGCACCTGCTGAAGAAAAGACTGAGTTCGACGTAGTACTTGCCAGTGCCGGAGCAGAAAAGATTAAGGTTATAAAAGTTGTAAGAGAGTTGACGGGACTTGGGTTAAAAGAAGCTAAAGACCTTGTTGACGGAGCTCCTAAAACTGTTAAAGAAGCTGTTTCAAAAGAAGAAGCTGAGCAGATTAAAGCTAAGCTTGCTGAAGTTGGAGCTACAGTTGAATTGAAGTAA